The DNA window CGGCGTGGCGGCCGGCGTGGCCGTCACCCGGCGCAGCGGCCGGGAGTTTCGTTCGCTGGTGGAAACGGTGGTGGCGGTGGGGCAGACCTTCCCGCCGGTGGCGGTGCTGGCGGTAGCGGTGCCGGTGATGGGCTTCAGCGAACAGCCGGCGATCATTGCGCTCGTGCTGTACGGCCTGCTGCCGATCCTGCAGGGCACGCTGGCGGGCATCGAATCGGTGCCGCCCGCCACGCGCGAGATTGCCCGCGGCGTGGGGATGAGCGCCTGGCAAATTCTGTGGCGGGTCGAATTGCCGCTGGCGGCGCCGGTGATCGTCGCCGGGATCCGCACGTCGGTGATCATCAACATCGGCACGGCGGCCATCGCTTCCACCGTCGGCACCAAGACCCTCGGCTCGCCGATCATCATCGGCCTGAGCGGGTTTAACACCGCCTATGTGATCCAGGGCGCGGCGGTGGTGGCGTTGTTGGCTATTATCACCGATATGCTGTTCGAACGTTGGGTGCGTTATCTCACCGCCTGGCGCCAGCAGACGCTGGCGACCACTCCGGCGGGGTAAGGGGGAAATGATGCAGGTGTCTCTACCGATGTACGGCGTTGGCCGGGAGCAGGCCGAATCCTT is part of the Serratia marcescens genome and encodes:
- a CDS encoding ABC transporter permease, which encodes MSGRVWRLLRDPLPWTLALLLALVFGMDHLRGLFAAWFPDLERPIYQQDSFIALVGAHLSLVAISSLIAVALGVAAGVAVTRRSGREFRSLVETVVAVGQTFPPVAVLAVAVPVMGFSEQPAIIALVLYGLLPILQGTLAGIESVPPATREIARGVGMSAWQILWRVELPLAAPVIVAGIRTSVIINIGTAAIASTVGTKTLGSPIIIGLSGFNTAYVIQGAAVVALLAIITDMLFERWVRYLTAWRQQTLATTPAG